The following proteins are co-located in the Desulfobacterales bacterium genome:
- the hslU gene encoding ATP-dependent protease ATPase subunit HslU, with the protein MSDLKPTEIVRELDKYIIGQENGKRSVAIALRNRWRRRQVDPELREEIAPKNIIMIGPTGVGKTEIARRLARLTDSPFIKVEASKFTEVGYVGRDVESMVRDLLELTINHLKAREQEAVQEKAREIAEERMLDLLLPSSGERQSSQSQQTSDQTGDEAIEIGAAEESRPTEPSQTTRDKFRKMLRDGKLDDRYVDMEVQDKSMPMVEIFSNAGMEEMGINMRDILGNFMPKGGGKKRKVKVSDAMELLVQEEAQRLVDMEKVVSEAIEKVEQSGIIFLDEIDKVTGKEGGGGGSGPDISREGVQRDLLPIVEGTTVSTKHGPVKTDHILFIASGAFHMSKPSDLIPELQGRFPIRVELDSLGRKEFTRILTEPRNALILQYIAMLKTEGINVRFEDESIDGIAKFAEDVNNRTENIGARRLHTLMEHLLEDLLFEASDMDAQDVTIDKAYVDDKLKDIAADEDLTRYIL; encoded by the coding sequence ATGAGTGACTTAAAACCAACTGAAATTGTAAGAGAACTTGACAAATACATCATCGGCCAGGAAAACGGCAAGCGGTCCGTGGCCATTGCGCTCAGAAACCGCTGGCGGCGGCGCCAGGTGGATCCGGAGCTGCGCGAGGAGATTGCGCCGAAAAATATCATCATGATCGGCCCCACGGGCGTGGGTAAAACCGAAATCGCCCGGCGGCTGGCCCGGCTGACGGACTCCCCGTTTATCAAGGTGGAGGCCTCCAAGTTCACCGAGGTGGGCTACGTGGGCCGGGATGTGGAATCCATGGTGCGGGATCTGCTTGAGCTGACCATTAACCACTTAAAAGCCCGCGAGCAGGAGGCGGTCCAGGAAAAGGCCCGGGAGATCGCCGAAGAGCGGATGCTCGATCTGCTGCTGCCCTCCTCGGGCGAGCGGCAATCCAGTCAGTCCCAGCAGACCAGTGATCAAACCGGGGATGAGGCCATAGAGATCGGTGCGGCAGAGGAGTCCAGGCCAACGGAACCATCTCAGACCACGCGGGATAAATTCCGTAAGATGTTGCGTGATGGCAAGCTGGATGACCGCTACGTGGACATGGAGGTCCAGGATAAGTCCATGCCCATGGTGGAGATCTTCTCCAACGCCGGCATGGAGGAGATGGGGATCAATATGCGCGATATCCTGGGCAACTTTATGCCCAAGGGCGGCGGCAAGAAGCGCAAAGTCAAGGTCTCCGATGCCATGGAGCTGCTTGTCCAGGAAGAGGCCCAGCGGCTGGTGGATATGGAAAAGGTGGTCTCCGAGGCCATTGAAAAGGTGGAACAGTCCGGAATTATTTTTTTGGATGAAATCGATAAAGTGACCGGTAAAGAAGGCGGCGGCGGCGGCAGCGGGCCGGATATATCCCGGGAAGGCGTGCAGCGCGATCTTCTGCCGATTGTTGAGGGCACGACGGTTTCCACCAAGCACGGCCCGGTGAAAACGGATCATATCCTGTTTATCGCCTCGGGTGCATTTCACATGAGCAAGCCCTCGGATCTGATCCCGGAACTGCAGGGAAGGTTTCCGATCCGCGTGGAGCTTGATTCCCTGGGCCGAAAGGAATTCACCCGGATTCTGACCGAACCCAGAAATGCCCTGATCCTTCAGTATATCGCCATGTTAAAGACAGAGGGCATTAACGTGCGGTTTGAAGACGAATCCATTGACGGGATTGCCAAGTTTGCCGAGGATGTGAACAACCGCACGGAAAACATCGGGGCCCGGCGGCTGCACACCCTGATGGAGCATCTGCTGGAGGATCTTTTGTTTGAAGCCTCGGATATGGACGCTCAGGACGTGACCATCGACAAGGCCTATGTTGATGACAAGCTGAAGGATATTGCCGCGGATGAGGATTTGACGAGGTATATACTTTAG
- the argB gene encoding acetylglutamate kinase, with translation MTPNTADILIEALPYIRFFSGMTIVIKYGGHAMVDEQLKDDFARDITLMKYVGINPVVVHGGGPQINNVLEQMGISPRFVSGMRFTDEQTMDVVEMVLGGKVNKAIVSQINQQGGNSVGLCGKDGGLIRAEKLQIKHQPDENGPPEIIDPGLVGKVTEVNPSIIHTLTRQGFIPVIAPVGAGAHGETYNINADLVASKLAGALQAGRLIYLTDVDGILDASGNLITSIDAATIQRMLDDQTIHGGMIPKIEYALAALKSEVRKVQIINGTRRHALLLELFTDEGIGTEVTQ, from the coding sequence ATGACACCCAACACCGCCGATATACTCATCGAAGCGCTGCCGTATATCCGGTTTTTTTCCGGTATGACCATTGTGATCAAGTATGGCGGTCATGCTATGGTGGATGAGCAGTTAAAGGATGATTTTGCCCGGGACATCACCCTGATGAAATACGTGGGCATAAATCCCGTGGTGGTGCACGGCGGCGGGCCGCAGATCAACAACGTGCTTGAGCAGATGGGGATTTCCCCGCGCTTTGTAAGCGGCATGCGCTTTACGGACGAGCAGACCATGGATGTGGTGGAGATGGTTTTGGGCGGCAAAGTGAACAAGGCCATCGTCTCCCAGATCAACCAGCAGGGCGGCAACTCGGTGGGGCTCTGCGGCAAGGACGGCGGGCTTATCCGGGCGGAGAAATTGCAGATCAAGCATCAGCCGGATGAAAACGGGCCGCCGGAAATCATTGATCCGGGTCTGGTGGGCAAAGTCACTGAAGTCAACCCGTCCATTATCCATACCCTGACCCGGCAGGGATTTATTCCGGTGATCGCCCCGGTGGGCGCTGGGGCGCACGGTGAGACCTACAACATCAATGCGGATCTGGTGGCCTCAAAGCTGGCCGGCGCGCTTCAGGCCGGGCGCCTGATTTATCTGACGGATGTGGACGGTATCCTGGATGCATCCGGTAATCTGATTACTTCTATTGATGCGGCAACGATTCAACGGATGCTCGATGACCAGACGATTCACGGGGGCATGATCCCAAAGATCGAATACGCGCTGGCGGCATTGAAAAGTGAGGTGCGAAAAGTCCAGATTATAAACGGCACGCGCCGGCATGCCCTGCTCTTGGAACTGTTTACAGACGAAGGCATTGGAACGGAAGTGACCCAATGA
- a CDS encoding acetylornithine transaminase: MNEEFIKHAESVIATTYKRFPIVIEGGMGCTLWDTDGKEYTDFVAGIAVCNLGHAAPEIARALSRQADKLFHVSNLYYTVPQVDLATWLVEHSFADRVFFCNSGAEANEAAIKLARKYFYDRGEAHRHRILALEQSFHGRTFATLSATGQEKIRKGFDPILNGFDFAPFNDIEALKNGVNETTCAVMIEPIQGEGGVRCPSEGYIEAVRKVCDETGTLLIFDEVQTGIGRTGRLFAYEHYDAAPDIMTLAKALGNGLPIGAMLAREDVAAAFQPGSHASTFGGTPLITAAALEVLRVMERENIIENCREVGEYFRGQLLELQKRHPVIQDVRGVGLMIGMSLSIEGLPIVNACMEKGFLINCVQEKVLRFVPPLIITKNEIDELIECLDEIFAE, from the coding sequence ATGAATGAGGAATTCATCAAACACGCGGAATCCGTAATCGCCACCACCTACAAGCGCTTTCCCATTGTGATCGAAGGCGGAATGGGATGCACCCTGTGGGATACGGACGGAAAGGAATATACCGATTTTGTGGCCGGCATCGCCGTCTGCAACCTGGGCCATGCCGCGCCCGAGATCGCCCGGGCGCTTTCCCGGCAGGCGGATAAGCTCTTTCATGTATCAAACCTCTATTACACGGTGCCCCAGGTGGACCTGGCCACCTGGCTGGTGGAACACAGTTTTGCGGACCGGGTGTTTTTCTGCAATTCCGGGGCTGAAGCCAATGAGGCGGCCATCAAGCTGGCGCGCAAGTATTTCTATGACCGGGGCGAGGCCCATCGCCATCGCATCCTGGCCCTGGAGCAGTCCTTTCACGGACGGACCTTTGCCACCCTTTCGGCCACCGGCCAGGAGAAAATCCGCAAAGGCTTTGATCCGATTTTAAACGGGTTTGATTTTGCCCCGTTCAATGATATCGAGGCCTTGAAAAACGGAGTCAATGAGACCACCTGCGCGGTCATGATCGAGCCCATTCAGGGCGAGGGCGGCGTGAGGTGTCCGTCGGAAGGCTATATTGAGGCGGTCCGGAAGGTCTGCGACGAGACGGGGACGCTCCTTATTTTTGACGAGGTCCAGACCGGCATCGGCCGGACCGGCCGCTTGTTTGCCTATGAGCATTATGATGCGGCGCCGGATATCATGACTTTGGCCAAGGCGCTTGGAAACGGGCTTCCCATAGGGGCCATGCTGGCCCGGGAAGACGTGGCGGCCGCATTTCAGCCAGGCTCCCATGCGTCCACATTCGGCGGAACGCCTTTGATTACGGCCGCTGCGCTCGAGGTGCTGCGCGTGATGGAGCGCGAAAATATTATCGAGAACTGCCGGGAAGTGGGCGAATATTTCAGGGGGCAGCTGCTTGAGCTCCAGAAGCGGCACCCGGTAATTCAGGATGTCCGGGGCGTGGGCCTTATGATCGGGATGAGCCTTTCCATCGAAGGCCTGCCGATTGTCAATGCCTGCATGGAGAAGGGGTTTTTGATCAACTGCGTCCAGGAAAAAGTCTTGCGGTTCGTACCGCCGCTAATTATCACGAAAAATGAAATCGATGAGCTGATCGAATGTCTGGATGAGATTTTTGCGGAGTAA
- the argF gene encoding ornithine carbamoyltransferase, with protein sequence MNTDLLTLAALDASDMNNLFDRAIELKARHNKGINDQPLLGKSVGLVFDKHSTRTRLSFEVAAIQLGGVPIFISSKDTQMARNEPIKDTARVLSRYLDVVAIRTYSQAFLEEFAEAADIPVINALTDLYHPCQVLSDLLTVIEKKGGYKDLKIAWLGDGNNMAHSWINAAAALDLTLTLACPEAYLPDSEIIESAAAKGGRISVVKDPYEAAKDADVVNTDVWASMGQESEQEKREAVFKDFQVNSELMARARSDAIVMHCLPAHRGEEITEDVLEGPQSVVWDQTENKLHMHKAILDVLLRH encoded by the coding sequence TTGAACACGGATCTTTTAACCCTGGCGGCGCTTGACGCCTCAGATATGAATAACCTGTTTGACCGGGCCATCGAGCTTAAAGCCCGGCATAACAAAGGCATTAACGACCAGCCGCTTTTGGGCAAATCCGTGGGGCTCGTCTTTGATAAACATTCCACCCGCACGCGGCTCTCTTTTGAGGTGGCGGCCATTCAGCTTGGCGGGGTGCCGATTTTTATCAGCAGCAAGGACACCCAGATGGCCCGCAATGAACCGATCAAGGATACAGCCCGGGTGCTGTCCAGATATCTTGACGTGGTGGCCATAAGAACCTACTCCCAGGCCTTTCTGGAGGAGTTTGCCGAGGCGGCGGACATTCCGGTGATAAACGCCTTGACCGACCTTTATCATCCCTGCCAGGTGCTGAGCGACTTGCTGACAGTGATTGAAAAAAAAGGCGGTTACAAGGATCTGAAAATCGCCTGGCTGGGGGACGGCAATAACATGGCCCATTCCTGGATTAATGCAGCTGCGGCTCTCGATCTGACGCTCACGCTGGCCTGCCCGGAAGCGTACCTGCCGGACTCGGAAATAATTGAATCCGCGGCTGCCAAGGGCGGCCGGATTTCGGTGGTCAAGGATCCCTATGAAGCGGCAAAAGATGCGGATGTGGTAAATACCGATGTCTGGGCCAGCATGGGCCAGGAAAGCGAGCAGGAAAAGCGCGAAGCCGTGTTCAAGGATTTTCAGGTCAATTCCGAATTGATGGCCAGGGCCAGATCCGATGCCATTGTCATGCACTGTCTGCCGGCCCACCGCGGCGAGGAGATCACCGAGGATGTGCTGGAGGGCCCCCAGTCGGTGGTCTGGGATCAGACCGAGAATAAGCTGCATATGCATAAGGCGATACTGGATGTTTTATTAAGGCACTGA
- a CDS encoding argininosuccinate synthase: MDKKVNKVVLAYSGGLDTSVILKWLIETYNCEVVAFSADIGQQEELDHLDEKAKKTGATSVYIDDLREEFVKDYVFPAFRANAIYEGQYLLGTSLARPLIAKRQMEIAAIEGADAVSHGATGKGNDQVRFELSYFAIDPAIKIIAPWREWDLNSRSALMAFAEKHGIPVPTTADKPYSTDRNLLHISYEGGILEDPWNPPPADMFTLSVSPKEAPDTPEEIDITFEKGDPVAVNGQAMSPATLLAELNRLGGRHGIGRDDIVENRFVGMKSRGVYETPGGTILRKAHMAVESITMDREVMHLRDSMIPKYAEMIYYGFWFSPERELLQKMIDDTQQNVSGVVRLELYKGNCRVLGRKSEESLYNADFATFEDDTVYQQQDAEGFIRLNALRLRIRKLMAGS, from the coding sequence TTGGATAAAAAAGTCAACAAGGTCGTGCTCGCCTACTCAGGCGGACTCGATACCTCGGTCATTTTAAAATGGCTGATTGAAACCTATAATTGCGAAGTCGTGGCATTCTCCGCGGATATCGGCCAGCAAGAGGAGCTGGATCACCTGGATGAAAAAGCCAAAAAGACCGGAGCGACAAGCGTCTATATTGATGATCTGCGCGAAGAATTCGTCAAAGATTACGTATTCCCCGCGTTTCGGGCCAATGCCATATACGAAGGCCAGTACCTGCTGGGCACCTCGCTTGCGCGCCCCCTCATCGCCAAACGGCAGATGGAGATTGCGGCCATTGAAGGCGCGGATGCGGTAAGCCACGGCGCCACAGGCAAGGGAAACGACCAGGTCCGCTTTGAACTGAGTTATTTTGCCATTGATCCGGCGATTAAAATCATCGCCCCGTGGCGGGAATGGGACCTGAATTCCAGAAGCGCATTGATGGCGTTTGCGGAAAAGCACGGCATCCCGGTGCCCACCACAGCGGACAAACCCTACAGCACGGACCGGAACCTGCTGCACATCAGCTATGAGGGCGGCATTCTGGAAGATCCCTGGAACCCGCCGCCGGCGGATATGTTCACCCTTTCCGTGTCGCCGAAGGAGGCGCCGGACACCCCGGAGGAAATAGATATCACATTTGAAAAAGGTGATCCGGTGGCGGTGAACGGGCAGGCCATGTCACCGGCCACGCTTCTGGCGGAGTTGAACCGGCTGGGCGGCCGGCACGGCATCGGCCGGGATGATATCGTGGAAAACCGGTTTGTGGGCATGAAATCGCGCGGCGTGTACGAGACTCCGGGCGGCACTATTCTTCGAAAGGCCCATATGGCGGTCGAATCCATCACCATGGACCGGGAAGTGATGCACCTGCGGGACTCCATGATCCCTAAGTATGCGGAAATGATCTATTACGGGTTCTGGTTCTCACCCGAGCGCGAGCTCCTCCAGAAAATGATCGATGATACCCAGCAGAACGTAAGCGGCGTGGTCCGCCTGGAGCTCTATAAGGGCAACTGCCGGGTGCTCGGCAGAAAATCCGAGGAGTCGCTTTACAACGCCGATTTCGCCACATTCGAGGATGACACGGTGTACCAGCAGCAGGATGCCGAAGGGTTTATTCGGTTGAATGCCCTGCGGTTAAGGATCAGAAAGCTGATGGCGGGAAGTTGA
- the argH gene encoding argininosuccinate lyase: MADKPWDGRFSEPTDKAVERFTSSIDIDKRLYQHDINGSIAHCRMLGKCGILTADEANAIIEGLEKVRAEIEQGQFEFTDRLEDIHMHVEDRLSAHVGTLARKLHTGRSRNDQIALDARLYLRDETHDILNALLELRRIIAAFAEKHSAVVLPGYTHMQRAQPVLLAHHLMAYYEMFTRDTERFRDVLGRINVLPLGAAALAGTTYPIDRAYVADLLGFPKVSENSMDAVSDRDFMMEFLSAASICMIHFSRFSEELIIWSSAEFRFIEISDAFATGSSIMPQKKNPDVPELVRGKSGRVIGSLVSLLTLMKSLPLAYNRDMQEDKAPLMDAVETVKSCIDIYCRMLPNIRVNEKVMTEAAQTGYLNATDLADYLAVRGMPFREAHGCAGRAVTYALESGRELHELTLEELKSFSSLIDDDIYAALSLEAMVDRRRSHGGTARENVMSQIQKAMRQLAEEDR, from the coding sequence ATGGCAGACAAACCCTGGGACGGCCGGTTTTCAGAGCCCACGGATAAAGCGGTGGAGCGGTTTACCTCATCCATTGATATCGATAAGCGGCTGTACCAGCATGACATCAACGGCAGCATCGCCCACTGCCGGATGCTCGGCAAATGCGGCATCCTGACCGCTGATGAGGCCAATGCCATTATCGAAGGCCTTGAAAAAGTGCGGGCTGAAATCGAACAGGGGCAGTTTGAGTTCACGGATCGGCTGGAAGACATCCACATGCATGTGGAGGACCGGCTCTCCGCCCACGTGGGAACCCTTGCCAGAAAACTCCATACCGGCAGGAGCAGAAACGACCAGATCGCCCTGGATGCCCGCCTGTACCTGCGCGATGAAACCCATGACATTTTAAACGCCCTGCTTGAATTAAGACGGATCATTGCCGCTTTTGCGGAAAAGCATTCAGCCGTGGTCCTGCCGGGCTATACCCACATGCAGCGGGCGCAGCCGGTCTTGCTCGCCCACCACCTGATGGCCTACTATGAAATGTTTACCCGGGACACCGAGCGTTTCCGGGATGTGCTGGGCCGGATCAATGTCCTGCCGCTGGGGGCTGCGGCCCTGGCCGGCACCACCTATCCCATTGACCGGGCCTATGTGGCCGATCTGCTCGGGTTCCCGAAGGTTTCTGAGAACAGCATGGATGCGGTATCAGACCGGGATTTCATGATGGAGTTTCTGTCTGCGGCCAGTATCTGCATGATCCATTTCTCCAGATTCTCCGAGGAGCTTATCATCTGGTCGTCTGCGGAGTTTCGCTTTATTGAAATATCCGATGCCTTTGCCACGGGCAGCAGCATCATGCCCCAGAAAAAAAATCCGGATGTCCCGGAACTTGTGCGGGGCAAATCCGGCCGGGTGATCGGCAGCCTGGTTTCTCTGCTCACCCTCATGAAATCCTTGCCCCTGGCCTATAATCGCGATATGCAGGAGGACAAGGCGCCGCTCATGGATGCGGTGGAAACCGTAAAATCCTGCATTGATATTTACTGCCGGATGCTGCCCAATATCCGGGTGAACGAAAAGGTGATGACCGAGGCCGCCCAAACCGGGTATTTGAATGCCACGGACCTGGCGGATTATCTGGCGGTGCGCGGCATGCCGTTTCGCGAGGCCCACGGGTGCGCCGGCCGGGCGGTCACTTACGCCCTGGAAAGCGGCAGGGAATTGCATGAGTTGACTTTGGAAGAACTGAAATCCTTTTCATCTCTTATTGACGATGATATTTATGCCGCCCTGTCCCTGGAGGCCATGGTGGATCGCCGCCGCTCACACGGGGGAACGGCCCGGGAGAACGTGATGAGCCAGATTCAGAAGGCGATGCGGCAATTGGCGGAAGAAGATAGGTAA
- the folK gene encoding 2-amino-4-hydroxy-6-hydroxymethyldihydropteridine diphosphokinase: MGSRIEHSNTAIIAIGSNMGDKMENSRQGIAALDASGKIKVLSQSGFYLTEPVGYADQPWFINCAVMVQTALAPVALLQFLKKLEHDLGRRAGGIRNGPRVLDFDIIFYNDWVIESAELIIPHPRMQDRGFVLKPLCDIAVDWVHPIFQKSAGRLLAEMDAQHEECISVAGLSN, translated from the coding sequence ATGGGTAGCAGAATCGAGCATTCAAATACCGCCATTATCGCCATTGGCTCAAATATGGGCGATAAGATGGAAAACTCCCGGCAGGGGATTGCGGCGCTTGATGCTTCAGGCAAGATAAAAGTGCTCAGCCAATCCGGGTTTTATTTAACCGAGCCGGTCGGGTATGCGGATCAGCCGTGGTTTATAAACTGTGCGGTCATGGTGCAGACCGCACTTGCCCCCGTGGCTTTGCTGCAGTTTTTAAAGAAACTGGAACATGATTTGGGCCGGCGCGCCGGGGGTATCCGAAACGGGCCGCGGGTGCTTGATTTTGATATTATATTCTACAATGACTGGGTGATCGAATCAGCGGAGCTGATCATCCCGCATCCCCGGATGCAGGACCGGGGGTTTGTGTTAAAACCCTTGTGCGATATTGCTGTGGATTGGGTGCATCCCATCTTTCAAAAAAGTGCGGGCCGACTGCTGGCGGAAATGGATGCGCAGCACGAGGAATGCATTTCTGTGGCGGGGCTTTCCAATTAA
- the fsa gene encoding fructose-6-phosphate aldolase: MKFFIDTANVAEIREASNMGMVDGVTTNPTLIAREGRDFKEIITEICEIVDGPISAEAISLDTEGMIKEARDLAKIHENIVVKIPMTIDGMKAVKTLASEGIHTNVTLVFSPLQALMAAKAGATYVSPFVGRLDDLSQDGMTLVEQILNMYTNYGFETEIIVASVRNPLHVLSAAMMGAHIATIPFKVLDKLAAHPMTDKGIQAFLADWEKFSEK, encoded by the coding sequence ATGAAGTTTTTTATTGATACGGCAAATGTGGCGGAGATCCGGGAAGCCAGTAATATGGGCATGGTGGACGGGGTAACCACCAATCCCACGCTGATTGCCAGAGAAGGCCGGGATTTTAAGGAAATTATTACGGAAATCTGCGAGATCGTGGACGGCCCGATCAGTGCCGAGGCCATATCTTTGGATACCGAAGGAATGATCAAAGAGGCCCGCGACCTGGCAAAGATCCACGAGAATATCGTGGTTAAAATCCCTATGACCATTGACGGCATGAAAGCGGTTAAAACTTTAGCATCCGAGGGGATTCATACCAACGTGACCCTGGTTTTTTCCCCGCTTCAGGCGTTAATGGCGGCCAAGGCGGGCGCTACCTATGTGAGTCCTTTTGTGGGGCGGCTTGATGATCTTTCCCAGGATGGCATGACGCTTGTTGAGCAGATTCTTAACATGTATACCAATTACGGGTTTGAGACGGAAATAATTGTGGCCAGTGTCAGAAACCCGCTGCATGTGTTGAGTGCGGCCATGATGGGCGCCCATATTGCCACCATTCCGTTTAAAGTTTTGGACAAGCTGGCTGCCCATCCCATGACGGACAAAGGCATCCAGGCATTTCTTGCGGATTGGGAAAAATTCTCTGAAAAATGA
- the pgsA gene encoding CDP-diacylglycerol--glycerol-3-phosphate 3-phosphatidyltransferase yields MERKSSIVGWISHPNSLTLFRIAAMPLLIILLMFETRALSVLAAFVFSVAAITDYFDGYVARRYHLVSTLGKIMDPLADKLLVSTALIMMIPLDRVPAWIICLILGRELAVTGLRNIIAERGEDVAASWLGKFKTGFQIGAIIPLLIHYSFFGIPFQLIGEIVLWAALVITLWSGADYFLRFRRLLEY; encoded by the coding sequence ATGGAGCGCAAATCTTCCATTGTCGGCTGGATAAGCCACCCCAACAGCCTGACCCTGTTTCGCATCGCAGCGATGCCGCTATTGATCATTCTGCTGATGTTTGAAACCCGGGCGCTAAGCGTTCTGGCTGCGTTTGTTTTCAGCGTGGCCGCCATTACGGATTATTTTGACGGCTACGTGGCCCGCAGGTATCATCTGGTGTCCACTTTGGGCAAAATCATGGATCCGCTGGCTGACAAGCTCCTGGTGTCCACAGCCTTGATCATGATGATCCCCCTGGATCGGGTGCCGGCCTGGATCATCTGCCTGATCCTCGGCCGGGAGCTTGCGGTTACCGGGCTCAGAAATATCATTGCCGAGCGCGGGGAGGATGTGGCCGCCTCATGGCTGGGCAAGTTCAAAACCGGGTTCCAGATCGGCGCCATTATTCCGCTGCTGATACATTACAGCTTTTTCGGCATCCCCTTTCAGCTGATCGGTGAAATCGTGCTCTGGGCGGCCCTGGTTATCACCCTGTGGTCGGGGGCGGACTATTTTTTGCGCTTCCGGCGGCTGCTCGAGTATTAA
- a CDS encoding 4Fe-4S binding protein has product MTKDIYEQLTDKIMLTGSQLIPELFRMVADASEAELLLAMPGTPEELAEKTGRSAVEVEAACQALYHKGVAFKSYRGGSLKYKMCRDMIQFHDATILWPEAPKAFHDLWQRFMDEEWPHFARLADQFFPKAFTRVIPVEQAVDAGSQQVLDIDSADRIILNAGTVAVTRCTCRLIAHKCESPLEVCIQVDNAAKYTLDRGTGREISKDEALQILRDCEDKGLVHVTMNKAHAGHFICNCCDCCCQALPLVISEGLNILDPSRYQAEIDPELCTACGTCEERCVFNAIVPAEPENDDSVMQVVSEKCMGCGLCQAACPEAAITLNAVRPKDFVPE; this is encoded by the coding sequence ATGACTAAGGATATTTACGAACAGCTGACAGATAAAATCATGCTCACCGGATCGCAGTTGATCCCCGAGCTCTTCCGGATGGTCGCGGACGCATCAGAGGCAGAGCTGCTTTTGGCCATGCCGGGCACGCCCGAGGAGCTTGCGGAAAAAACCGGCCGATCGGCGGTTGAGGTGGAAGCCGCCTGCCAGGCGCTTTATCACAAAGGCGTGGCGTTTAAGTCCTATCGCGGCGGAAGTCTCAAATATAAGATGTGCCGGGATATGATCCAGTTCCATGACGCCACTATCCTCTGGCCGGAGGCGCCAAAGGCGTTTCATGATTTGTGGCAGCGGTTCATGGACGAGGAGTGGCCGCATTTCGCGCGCCTGGCGGACCAGTTTTTCCCCAAGGCCTTTACCCGGGTCATCCCGGTGGAACAGGCGGTGGATGCGGGCAGCCAGCAGGTGCTGGATATCGACAGTGCGGACAGGATCATTTTAAATGCCGGGACCGTGGCGGTGACCCGGTGTACCTGCCGGCTGATAGCCCATAAATGCGAAAGTCCTCTGGAAGTCTGCATTCAGGTGGATAATGCCGCCAAATATACGCTGGATCGGGGTACGGGCCGGGAGATCAGTAAAGACGAAGCGCTTCAGATCCTGCGGGACTGCGAGGACAAGGGGCTTGTGCATGTCACCATGAACAAGGCCCATGCCGGCCATTTTATCTGCAACTGCTGCGACTGCTGCTGCCAGGCATTGCCGCTGGTCATTTCCGAAGGGTTGAATATCCTTGATCCCAGCCGGTACCAGGCGGAAATTGATCCGGAATTATGCACCGCCTGCGGCACCTGCGAGGAACGCTGTGTATTTAATGCGATCGTGCCTGCGGAGCCTGAAAATGATGATTCCGTTATGCAGGTGGTTTCCGAAAAATGCATGGGCTGCGGGCTTTGCCAGGCGGCATGCCCTGAAGCGGCCATAACGCTCAATGCCGTGCGGCCGAAGGATTTTGTTCCGGAATAA
- a CDS encoding MOFRL family protein: MAPVHPSLERFRQDAADIFQSGINAVNAETAFLNACQLNDTRLQIQDTSFDLSAYADLYVIGAGKATADMTAALESLLGDRITGGVITVKSENPIAPPACLLSGGETTVTIKGDGLGGRNQEFALAAAIDIRDENMMVVLSGGTDGTDGPTDAAGAGVDTSTFKKALDAGLSPYTYLDNNDSYHFFTQSGELLMTGPTGTNVMDLRVLLVGGV; the protein is encoded by the coding sequence ATGGCCCCGGTCCATCCATCTTTAGAGCGGTTTCGGCAGGATGCGGCAGATATTTTTCAATCCGGAATCAATGCGGTAAATGCCGAAACCGCGTTTCTAAACGCCTGCCAGCTTAACGACACCCGGCTTCAAATCCAGGACACATCATTTGATTTATCCGCCTATGCCGATTTATACGTCATCGGTGCGGGCAAAGCCACGGCAGACATGACCGCCGCACTCGAATCGCTCCTCGGGGATCGGATCACCGGTGGGGTGATCACAGTTAAAAGCGAAAACCCCATTGCCCCGCCGGCCTGCCTGCTTTCGGGCGGGGAAACAACCGTTACGATTAAGGGGGACGGCCTGGGCGGCAGGAACCAGGAATTTGCCCTGGCCGCAGCCATTGATATCCGGGATGAAAACATGATGGTGGTCTTAAGCGGCGGCACCGACGGCACAGACGGCCCCACGGATGCGGCCGGCGCGGGCGTGGATACCAGCACCTTCAAAAAAGCCCTTGATGCCGGGCTCTCCCCTTACACCTACCTTGATAATAACGACAGCTATCATTTTTTCACACAGAGCGGGGAGTTGCTGATGACCGGGCCAACCGGCACTAATGTGATGGATTTGCGGGTTTTGCTGGTGGGGGGAGTTTAA